A region from the Salvia splendens isolate huo1 chromosome 15, SspV2, whole genome shotgun sequence genome encodes:
- the LOC121768186 gene encoding putative B3 domain-containing protein At5g66980: MEGKNPSFYKILMELSSHLRLPQGFMQKYGKMLPKQVELRVCNNTWNTWKVGMKKQTLDGEDHYFFEKGWTKFCEDARLEIFELLVFSYVDKSTFLVTVYGVTALEKTIFSPPLIREYLKNILKSLLFS; the protein is encoded by the exons ATGGAGGGGAAGAATCCGTCTTTCTACAAGATCTTGATGGAGCTCTCTTCCCATCTC AGATTGCCTCAAGGCTTCATGCAAAAGTATGGCAAAATGTTGCCAAAACAAGTTGAGCTGAGAGTTTGCAACAATACATGGAATACATGGAAGGTGGGGATGAAGAAACAGACTCTGGATGGAGAGGATCATTACTTCTTCGAGAAAGGATGGACCAAATTCTGCGAAGACGCGCGGCTTGAAATCTTCGAGCTGCTCGTCTTTTCTTACGTTGATAAGTCCACCTTCTTGGTGACTGTGTATGGAGTCACTGCTTTGGAGAAGACCATCTTCAGTCCTCCACTGATACGTGAATATCTCAAGAATATCCtcaaatctctcttatttagttaa
- the LOC121769008 gene encoding alkylbase DNA glycosidase-like protein mag2 — MGEQAHTQIEALPKPESQIEKPNSHQDSNSQPSPPKSDPNLPIPHPQPATSVPEASHAIPTEISHNNPHNPSKIPIRPQKIRKLSAQTTAAVKLATDDSSVSASSSSVPNPAAIIPASAKNRRRSVSHALPQIIKPLSADGEIESAIRHLRAADPLLAPLIDSHPQPHFESHHPPFLALTKSILYQQLAYKAGTSIYTRFVSLCGGEDVICPDSVLALSTQQLKQIGVSGRKASYLYDLANKYKSGILSDETVVKMDDRSLFTMLSMVKGIGSWSVHMFMIFSLHRPDVLPVSDLGVRKGVQCLYGLEELPRPSQMEQLCEKWRPYRSVGAWYMWRFGEGKGSPATSSVMPLDGGAVQPLQQIEPHQDGHQHQHQLQFVEPVNGMGSIGACIWNQ; from the exons ATGGGTGAGCAGGCTCACACCCAAATCGAAGCCCTACCTAAACCAGAATCCCAAATCGAAAAACCCAATTCGCATCAAGATTCTAACTCCCAACCATCACCACCCAAATCCGACCCCAATCTCCCAATCCCTCATCCCCAGCCCGCCACCTCCGTACCCGAGGCATCCCACGCCATCCCCACCGAGATCTCCCACAACAATCCCCACAATCCCTCCAAAATTCCAATTCGCCCCCAAAAAATCCGCAAACTATCGGCTCAGACCACCGCCGCTGTGAAGCTAGCCACCGATGATTCATCCGTCTCCGCTTCGTCTTCTTCAGTCCCCAATCCGGCCGCCATTATTCCCGCCTCCGCCAAGAACCGGCGGCGTAGCGTCTCCCACGCTCTCCCCCAAATAATCAAACCCTTGTCGGCCGACGGAGAGATTGAATCAGCCATCCGACACCTCCGCGCAGCTGATCCTTTACTGGCTCCGCTGATTGATTCCCATCCGCAGCCGCATTTCGAGTCCCACCACCCCCCGTTCCTCGCTCTCACCAAGAGTATACTTTATCAGCAGCTGGCCTACAAAGCTGGAACTTCCATCTACACACGTTTCGTTTCGCTCTGCGGCGGAGAGGACGTAATTTGCCCTGATTCCGTCCTTGCTCTCTCTACCCAGCAGCTCAAGCAAATTGGGGTTTCAGGCCGCAAAGCTAGCTACTTGTACGACCTCGCGAATAAATATAAATCGGGGATTCTGTCGGATGAAACGGTGGTGAAGATGGACGATCGGTCATTGTTCACGATGCTTTCGATGGTGAAGGGGATAGGTTCGTGGTCGGTCCatatgtttatgatattttCACTGCACAGGCCGGATGTTTTGCCGGTGAGCGACTTAGGGGTTAGGAAAGGAGTGCAGTGCTTGTATGGCTTGGAGGAGTTGCCACGGCCTTCTCAGATGGAACAGTTGTGTGAGAAGTGGAGGCCTTATAGGTCAGTCGGGGCATGGTACATGTGGCGGTTCGGTGAAGGGAAGGGATCCCCAGCTACCAGTTCTGTAATGCCGCTTGATGGTGGTGCTGTGCAGCCACTGCAGCAGATAGAGCCACATCAGGATGGGCATCAACATCAGCATCAGCTGCAGTTTGTGGAACCAGTTAATGGCATGGGCAGTATTGG ggCATGCATTTGGAACCAGTGA
- the LOC121766628 gene encoding translation initiation factor IF-2-like: MACNKTFLLLLLVCVVTVGRCSAQEPAREAVQKGKDKAADTYGDTKWSLGEAFDKAKGSISDEDKRRFEEAQEKAKGNLSPQDRQKMEEAKEKAKGSVTEEDKRKFNEAKEKAKGSVTEQDKRKFEEAKERAKGSVTEQDKRKFEEAQEKAKGSMTEQDKRKFEEAKERASQGMKGSGASM, from the coding sequence ATGGCGTGTAACAAGACGTTTTTGCTGCTGTTGTTGGTTTGCGTCGTAACTGTGGGGCGCTGCTCCGCCCAAGAGCCGGCCAGAGAGGCGGTGCAGAAAGGCAAGGACAAAGCTGCGGACACGTACGGAGACACCAAGTGGTCGCTGGGCGAGGCTTTTGATAAGGCGAAGGGGTCGATCTCGGATGAGGATAAGAGGAGGTTCGAGGAGGCACAGGAGAAGGCTAAGGGAAATTTGTCGCCCCAGGATAGGCAGAAGATGGAGGAGGCGAAGGAGAAGGCAAAGGGGTCAGTGACGGAGGAGGATAAGAGGAAGTTCAATGAGGCAAAGGAGAAGGCGAAGGGGTCGGTGACAGAGCAGGATAAGAGGAAGTTCGAGGAGGCGAAGGAGAGGGCGAAGGGGTCGGTGACGGAGCAAGACAAGAGGAAGTTCGAGGAGGCGCAGGAGAAGGCGAAGGGGTCGATGACGGAGCAGGATAAGAGGAAGTTCGAGGAGGCGAAGGAGAGGGCTTCGCAGGGGATGAAAGGAAGCGGTGCATCTATGTAA